A single Budorcas taxicolor isolate Tak-1 chromosome Y, Takin1.1, whole genome shotgun sequence DNA region contains:
- the LOC128071033 gene encoding eukaryotic translation initiation factor 1A-like, which yields MPKNKGKGGRNRRKGKKKNEYEKGDLVFKEDGQEYAQVTKMLGNARLEAMCFDGVTRICRIRGSLRKQVWINTSDIILIGLRDYQDNKADVILKYSADEARSLKDYGELPEYVELSETDGFDPEDDDEIQFKDRADEDEDTEV from the exons GGAAAGGAGGCAGAAATAGACGCAAGGGTAAGAAGAAGAACGAATATGAAAAAGGAGACCTGGTCTTTAAAGAAGATGGGCAAG AATATGCTCAGGTAACCAAGATGTTGGGAAATGCACGATTGGAAGCAATGTGTTTTGATGGAGTGACACGGATATGTCGTATCCGAGGAAGCTTGAGGAAACAG GTTTGGATAAATACCTCAGATATTATACTGATTGGTCTCCGAGACTACCAG GATAACAAAGCAGATGTCATTTTAAAGTACAGTGCAGATGAAGCCAGAAGTCTGAAGGATTATGGAGAGCTTCCAGAATACG TCGAACTTAGTGAAACAGACGGCTTTGATCCtgaagatgatgatgaaatcCAGTTTAAGGATCGTGCAGATGaggatgaagacactgaggtgtAA